One region of Salvia miltiorrhiza cultivar Shanhuang (shh) chromosome 3, IMPLAD_Smil_shh, whole genome shotgun sequence genomic DNA includes:
- the LOC131016767 gene encoding beta-1,4-xylosyltransferase IRX9-like: MMMGSQERSRKKIHIWKKAILHFLLCFVMGFLTGFTPTRRSPSHVTMLLSSPQHVEHNHPFKRSAPVMNGEKLVIIVSPTSTRNKLLRNVLLTRLAHTLKLVAQPLLWVVVEPKSHDDHDPGVSQVLRKTGIMYRHLVCDEDLRDEDEQRNLALNHIEHHRLSGVVHFAGLANAYDLAFFQEIRAIEAFGAWPIAKMRANRKKVMIQGPVCDSSRVMGWHLKKMKNQTVEMPPPIHISSFAFNSSILWDPERWGRTFSTQDAAQNSVKYVKKEVVEEESTLKGIPTQGCSKVLLWELNIAIQL, translated from the exons ATGATGATGGGATCTCAAGAGAGATCAAGAAAAAAGATTCACATATGGAAGAAAGCCATACTTCATTTCCTCTTGTGCTTTGTGATGGGATTCTTGACAGGCTTCACCCCCACAAGGAGATCTCCAAGCCATGTCACAATGCTCCTCTCCTCGCCTCAGCACGTGGAACATAACCACCCTTTCAAAAGGAGTGCTCCGGTGATGAATGGGGAGAAGCTCGTGATCATCGTGTCGCCAACCAGCACGAGAAACAAGCTCCTCCGCAACGTGCTGCTCACAAGACTCGCGCACACGCTGAAGCTGGTGGCTCAGCCACTCCTCTGGGTGGTTGTGGAACCAAAGTCCCACGATGATCATGATCCCGGGGTTTCTCAGGTACTGAGAAAAACCGGGATCATGTACAGGCACCTGGTGTGCGATGAAGATTTGAGAGATGAAGATGAGCAGAGGAACCTGGCGCTGAACCACATCGAGCACCACCGGTTGAGCGGGGTGGTCCATTTCGCGGGGCTCGCCAATGCCTATGACCTCGCCTTCTTCCAAGAGATCCGAGCTATCGA GGCGTTTGGAGCATGGCCTATAGCTAAGATGCGCGCGAATAGGAAGAAGGTGATGATCCAAGGCCCGGTGTGTGATTCATCAAGGGTGATGGGATGGCatttgaagaagatgaagaatcaGACGGTGGAGATGCCGCCGCCTATTCATATCTCCAGTTTCGCTTTCAACTCCTCCATTTTGTGGGATCCGGAGAGATGGGGTAGAACTTTTTCTACTCAAGATGCTGCACAG AATTCAGTGAAGTATGTTAAAAAGGAAGTTGTTGAGGAGGAAAGCACGTTGAAGGGTATTCCAACGCAGGGATGCTCTAAAGTTCTGCTATGGGAACTCAATATTGCTATACAACTATAG